From the Vibrio natriegens NBRC 15636 = ATCC 14048 = DSM 759 genome, the window GAAAAGCGCAAAAATGAGCCAGTGACTAAGAGCTATCAATACGTTTTATCCGATAAACGCTTCCAAGGTTTTTTGATCTGCCTTGTGGCCACATTCGCGGGTGTGGGCGTCATTGAAGCAGCTGCAGGTGTGCTACTAGGCGGCGTGTTGGGATTACCAGCGACAACCGTCAGCTTGCTGTTTATTATTCCGATCCCGGGATACCTGATTGGTTCAGGCTTATCGAGCTACATCGCTCAGCGCCGTTCAATGCGCCGAGCCCTGAATGTTGGTCTGGTTGCCATTTTTATCGGTTCAGCCGTCGTGTTGATCCCAGGCCTGTTTGGCTTAACGACCGCGTTAACCTTGATTGGCGGCGCTACTATTTACTTTTTGGGTGCAGGTATACTCTTTCCGGCAGCCACAACGGGGGCGATTTCTCCGTTCCCATACCATGCAGGTACTGCGGGTGCGACGTTGGGCGGTATGCAAAACTTGGGCGCGGGTATCGCAACCTTACTTGCGTCACTATTCCCCGCTCAGAACCAAATGCCTCTGGGTATTTTGATGATGGCGATGTCAGTTATCGCAATGCTCGGGCTACGCTGGGTTAACCGCACGCCGGATCATTCCAACCAAGTACCACAGGTTATATAACCAAACTCAATATGCATTTTCTTAGGGACATACTATGTAGTATGTCCCTTTTTTGTACTCACATTCCAAAAGACTGTTTGCTTTGTATAACAACTGCTTACACAATGAAGTTTCATATCGATCACTGGAAGATCAAAAACATCGGTAACAAACCTGAAAGCACGCTCAAGCCATATACAATTAGATTCCATTAAAAACGATGACTTGGGTATAAAATACAAGGATAAACAGATGCGTTTTACTCTTACGACGTTGGCCGTATCAGTCGCAATTTTGGCCGGATGCAGTAATCAAGGAACTTCAACTATGAACCATTATTCTCAGTCACAGCTCATTGCCCAGCAAACACAAGCGCCTGTCGCAAAGAAAGTGCCGCATGCCATGACGATTCATGGCGACACCCGTATCGATAACTACTACTGGATGCGAGACGACGAGCGCAAAGATTCGGAGGTATTGCAGCATCTTGAAGCAGAGAATAAATATACCGAAACCGTTCTCAAGCATACCGAAACGCTTCAGCAAACACTGTTTGAAGAAATCAAGGGCAGAATAGCCAAAGACGACAACTCCGTTCCGGTTCGTAAGGGCAATTACTTTTATTCCAGTGAAGTCTCTGGAGACAACGAATATGAAGTTCATCTGCGCGCCAAAGACTTTTCCGGCACCGATAAATCAGTGATTTTAGATGTCAACGAACTGGCCAAAGGTCATGAATTCTTTAATGTTAGCGGATTACATGTCAGCCCTGATGAAACGCTTTTGGCTTATGGCGAAGACACGTTAAGTCGCCGTATTTACACCATCAAAATCAAGAATCTGGAGACGGGTAAATACCTTGAGGACAAAATCGAAGGCGCTTCTAGTGCCATTGCCTGGCAAAACGATAACCAAGCGTTCTATTACATAAAAAAGGACCCACAAACACTGTTAGGCTACCAAGTCTATCGCCATGTACTGGGAACCCCGCAAAGTACAGACAAGCTGATTTACGAAGAAACAGATAGTGAATACTACACCTACATCAGCAAGAGTAAGGATGGAGAAGAGGTCTACATTTGGCACTCCAGTACCGAAACGAGCGGTGTGTCTGTGCTCGATGCAAACAATCCAAAT encodes:
- the emrD gene encoding multidrug efflux MFS transporter EmrD; the encoded protein is MPASFPLVKLTFLIAILTAVGQMTQTMYVPSIGHMASEFLVSASSLQAVMACYLIPYGLSQFVYGPLSDRLGRKPIIIAGLLIYIVGTLVALFTHQFEWFLVGSFIQGLGIGCGGAMARILTRDCFEGAELHRANSLISMCILFSPLMAPLLGGYLTEAFSWRSSYLFLALFGIAVVITMMTSMMETLPVEKRKNEPVTKSYQYVLSDKRFQGFLICLVATFAGVGVIEAAAGVLLGGVLGLPATTVSLLFIIPIPGYLIGSGLSSYIAQRRSMRRALNVGLVAIFIGSAVVLIPGLFGLTTALTLIGGATIYFLGAGILFPAATTGAISPFPYHAGTAGATLGGMQNLGAGIATLLASLFPAQNQMPLGILMMAMSVIAMLGLRWVNRTPDHSNQVPQVI